GTTCTCCACATGATAGCGTTGAATGAAGTGGGTTATTTTCAGTAGCTAGATGGCCTATTTGATCCCATTTATGACgctcatgattttttttatgttgaaatTTTTCGTAAAGACTTGTCTCAATTGAAGCGTTGTGTGGTTGACAAGTCAAATTGGATGGGAATGGTCACGGCATTGCATCAGAGGACATAAGAGATTTGGAGTACATCTTTGTCGGATTGCCCACGTTGAGCTTTCTTGATTCACTTATTTTGGATAAGGAATCAATAATCTTTGATAGGTGGCTTCTGCACTCtcgttttgttttcctttcatttgtctcttcttcttgttttgAATAATCATTTGATTAAGTTTATGTCTAGTTACAAGGTTACATTATAGTATTTGATCGATAAACTGTGTTACTGATATCAGATCCTTCACTCAACATTGGCTTCTTACTGATTATAATTTtgtatataattttaattttcgtttgTCATTACGAGTATAATTGGAATTTTAACTTGTGCACCTGTAAATTTTCAGGACTAGTACCAGGCTTGAGGAGATCACTACTCTAAATCCCTTCACCTCACGATCTTTCTTATACTCTAACGATTGAGGTGTTGCTGCATTCGGGAAATATATTCATGTGATTTTGCGTTACGTTATAAATTAACTCTTTTTCCAttcatgacacaaaaccgagcgcaatggcgttctaggattcatatagccgaccccacttagtgggaaaatgctttgttgttgttgttgttgtagagtTAGCAATCCAGACACGAATGGAAAAATAGTCGATTTATAACGTAAAGCAAAATCACATGAATATATTTTCCAAATGCAACATCACCTTAATCGTCAGAGTATAAGAAAGATCTTGAGGTGAAAGGACCTAGAGTAGTGATCTCCTTAAGGCTAGTAGTAGTCATCCGATCTGCATATTTGAGAAAATTTATAGGTGCACAATTGAAAATTCCAATTATACTCGTAATGAcaaacgaaaattaaaattagataCAAAATTATAATCAGTAAGGAGCCAATGCTGAGTGAAGAATCTGATATCAGTAACTAGGCAAAATCACAGTTTATTCATCAAATACTATAATGTAACCTAGTAACTAGGCATAAACATAATCAAATGAAAGGAAAACAAACGAAAGTGCAGAAGTCACCTATCAAAGTTTATCGATTCCTCATCCAAAATAAGTGAATCAAGAAATCTTAACGTGGGCAATCCGACAAAGACGTACTCCAAATCTCTTATGTCCCTTGATGCAATGATATGACAATTCCCATCCAATTTTGACTTGTCAACCACATAACAATTCAATTGAGACAAGTTTTTACATAAACTTTCTCCATCAGAAAAATCATGAGCATCAGTGGGATCAAATAGGCCATCTAGTTGCTAAACACAACCCACATCATTCAATGCCATCATGTGGAGATCATAATCCCGGCCAACACAACAACCGCGTAGCCAGAAACCATTGTCAATTCAATAGGTATCCTATACTCAAAATATAAGATAAAATAGAATTAACAAGGTGCaacattaaaacaaaatatGCAAAATAGTTATGTTCAAATACAATAATTTTACACAAATAATATAATAAGTTATTTACTTACAGATTTTGAACAACGATACTGTCATAATCAATGCCCTCCGGAGAACAACGATAGATTAGAAAAATATGTGATTTGTGCTTAATTTCAATGAAAGGAACAACTTTTATACCTggccgaagtccaattcggcTGAGAAGTGGTCTGAAAACCATCACGAACCGtcagaaccctagaaatgggtggttGTCGATCCGTCTCCTCCGATGCTTTGCCGCCCCTAAACTTGTTTGGGGTTTGTTCCTGGCCTCAAGGAAGTCGAACCACGGTGGTGGTCGACGGTGGTGTTCGCCGGAGACTGAGAACTCGCCAGAGAGACACAAGCACAGTGGCTGCTACTGTCCAGTGCGAGGGAGAGGTAAATGAGGGGTTTTCTCCACGGTTTCTGGTTCGCAAGGCTCCCAAATGTCATGAGAATGCAGTCCCTGTGGTTGTTGGTTGTGCGTATGTGTGCTCGAAGTGAAAGAGAGAGTGAAGAGAGATATGAGAGGGAGAGAAGGAGAgttgtgagagagagatgagaggtgGGTGTTTCctgaaaattggagagaagaGTGGGGGTGTGGGCCCCACTTGGCACACAATCCAaagtcataaaaataatatatatatatatatatatatatatatatatatatatatatatataagagatAGAAAAATTTCTTCGTgaagtgaaattacaaaattatTCTCGGCATTCAATGCTTTGTAGAATCTTCGTTGTAGCTCCGAATTCATTTTTACTTGCGCTTACGTATTTGTAATGTCGATTACTACAAGGATTCGGTAAAAGAATTTTTCATACGTCTCGTTATACAATGGTCAACAAAAGTCGACATCCTCGCctctaggggcattttcgtcatattactttttaaaaaattaataaaattgtaaaattaggaAATGATTGTTAcatttggagtgctaataataatttccaaaagaaaaatgaatagTCTGTTGGATTAAATATTGAGGGATTTTGTGAATTCCGTTTACCAACCGAACTAATCGATAATTTCACTTAACCCACTTTTGGTAATTGCAAGGAGACGAATAATATAACCATACATGTGTAAGTTGAATACTATGTTCGTAGTATGGATGCAACTCCAATATGCTTGATGTATTAATTTGGTTGTTTGTTATAGATATTTGAGTACACTGGTGAATATTGTCATACTTCGTTATTTTAATTTGAACTCAATTTCTTAATTGCAACCGCATTCTTAATTGGATGGAAATGTCGAGAAATAAAAAAACGATTTCTATCTCCAAGTTTAACTCACATGTagcttgcttttttttttggagcaaATAAGAATAGAGatcatttttgctcaccaccataatggtgtatgctcaccatacacttaatcaattgacacgtgtcatttcacttaatcttggtgaattttttttcaaaattgaaaaactaacatttaatgtgaaagttaactagAGTTAGATGAAAGAATACGTGTCAATTGATTAGATGTATAGTGAGCATAGTTTATGGTGATGAGCAAACATGCTCCCATAAGAATAACAGGGCTTTAATTTTATAGTTAATACTGATTTATCCTGCATTTAGTTGTCTAATCGCCATCATCAATGATTAGCAAAATAAAGGGGCAGAAAATTGGCATAAATCGATGAAGTAAACAACGAAAAAGAGGCTACACTGAACCGGTAATGTAACGATGCTTCTCATTCGATACATCGACAGCTCAAATACGAATTGTAAGACACGAGTTAACATCAAAGACTGGAATCATACCGGCGAAAGAAAATTCTATATGTAcataagaaaaaaaggaaactaGGAAGAAATTAAAGCCTACTCGAACCAAATGATCCTTTGTTTCGAGTACCAATCTCGTTTGAGACGCCTCATACAAAATGGGAGTGTATAAAGTTTCCTACCGTGATTTAAAACAGCTCCATCAGTAGAGGGTCACCCGTCGCCATGGACCTTATAAGTTTAATGTAATCAGACTCACTGGAAACGGTCCACGGATGGACAGCTGCGACTTGAGCAGAATAAATACTTGAAGAGTTGCTAGATGATGCCTCTGGCTTATAAATCATTGTATTGAGCACTGAGTCATAGTTATTATGCGAATCCATTGCCATGAAAAACATGGGAACTGCTACCTTATTGTGGATTTCAAAATTTCCCACGAGACCTACAAGATCGACAAAGTCCCCAACAAATTGTCGAGGAATATAGAATACCTCGGAGCTGCACATAACGAGACTCTGCTCCCTTGGATTGCTCTCCTTGTAGTTGACCTGTAAATGGACTGGCATAGTGCTGACAACTTTCTTTACCATATTTGCTTGTTTCGACAACCATTCCAAGTCTTTACCGTTGACTGAGGATGTAATCCAAGACTGAGGCACCTGCAAGAGAGTGCATGAATGATCAGTCAGTGTTGGTTTAAAATTCAGGGTTTTGTACTCGGGATTTTGCACTACCTTGTTGGTAATCCACAGCTTAGTCTTGTCTGCTTGCAGTAGATTCCAGTAGTTGAGAACGGTATTGTCCTCGAGGAACAAGAATCCTTCAGCACTTGTAAACCTGTTATATATCTTGGGGAGATACCTACATACCATTTGCATAATTGTAAGGGCAGCATAATATACATTTAAAAAATGACGACAACAACGAAACTTATGAATGTGTGGAAGTTGGCAACGACAACAAAGAAACCATTGCATAACTAGTAACTTACTTGTATACTTGGTCCAATGTAGCTTGTTCCACACCGAATTTATCTTCAGAACTGTCCGACAAAATCACCACAGTTTTAAATACCCTTCCATAGAGCAATCTCCACTTCAAGGCAGTTCGTTCCATAGGCCCGCTGACAAACAAGATCATAACAACATTGCCAAAAAACTTCCTCCACCGAATCAAATTCCCTATCTCATAATTCACCGTCTCTGATTCCTTAACCCCAAGATGCACAGAAGGTAGTTTTCGAGGAATAAATTCCTTCTGGTTTGCATGGCCAATGATTGTTCTTGGCTTATCCAAATTCATGACCTTCTGACTCGGCTGAATATACCCCACAGCAAGCAAATCTTGAAGCCAAGCTGCAGTGAACTTCACCTCCTTCTCAGTCCAAAACCCTTCTTTCGCCATCAAATAACTCAATTCCAAAATTTTATCAAACAACCTAATCTTAGTAGATCTCCAAGTAACCAGGAACTTAATTAATCGTCCCACATTTACGTGAAGATCCTTCTCTTCCGTAAACGGGTATGCTTCAATCTTGTCATATCTATATATAGTTGGAGGATAGACAACAACATGACCACCAATCTCCCACAATATCCTTTGTGCCCAATAACCCCTCAATACATCAGAAGCCATTGTACTAACCGAAACAGGAAGCATCAAAGCCCAAAATGCATTCGAATGAAACAACGTATTAAAAGAATTCAATGGCACCATCATACCTTGAGGCAATGAAACTTTTGGAGCATGTTCATCAAACCTTATGTCGAACTCTTCTGAACCCGACCTCCTTGTGAAGTAAAAAACAGAATCCACATCGGGTAAGCCATTCGATATACCCTGCTGAATGTACTGCATTCCCCCAAATACTTCACCATAGTACCCTTCATGCGCAACTTCACCTACATTTTCTAAAGGCAATCCTCTAGGCCAAATTGATCGTTGCCCGAAATGAATGTACGGATTCACAACAGTTCTATTGGGGTTTTCATTAGGATACTGTAAAATCCTCTCCTGCATTACATCCACATTTGACAATTTCAAATCAAAGTGCTTACCGAGATCACCATCCGCCACATCCCCGCGATCATCAGCATCGTATATCATTTTCGCGCCGTGCTGGATAGCGAAAAGGTACCCAACACTCTTCCGCACATAAGAATCATAAGGAAGGTAGTCCAAAACCCGAAACTCCAATTTCGCTTGGTCATCCATTGACAAGTAAATGACTCCCTTGAGGCTCCAATCCACGGGGGTCCTCGAATTCCCAATTGCAAGGACCTGCCAGCCCTTGACTCTGACCAGCTTTCGAAGTGACTCGGAAGGGTAATCCGAAACGGAGACCACAATCCATCGATCGGACCTGAAAGAAGCGTAAACGGACGACTTATCGGAGATGGGTCGGATTGAATCGAAGGTGATAGTGGGGTATTGGAGGGGTTTGGGGACGTGGAGGTGGGATTTGAAGCAGAGGAAGGTGGAGGGGGAGTCGTTGGAGTTgtagaggaagaagagggtggcGATGGTGAGTGTTAGGAGTGAGAAAGTGGCGATCTTGAAGATATTGAAGGAGACCCAATTGGGGGAAATCAAGGTTTTGGGATGAGAAAAGTGAAATGGTTGCTGGGTTTTGGAGGGATTGGGGGTTTTTGAAGCTGGGCGGTCCTGGACCAACATTTCACTTGCATCCAAAAACCTCTCTCACTGTAATCTGTGTGATGATTAAAAGCTGCAAAAAGGGTTTAGTTTTTGTAACGATTGATGTAATCTGGTGGAAATTCGGAGGAGATGAGCTGAGTTGTTGTGACTCTGTTCAACCACTTGTACTGACACTGACTACACTTGAATCTGCAGTCGTCAGTGGGAATACTTTATGTACATTCGTTTCGGGGTAAGCCACCGACACAATAAAGTAGGACAATGTGGCGGAGAATCTCAGGCTGGCTGCCAGAAATTCAAATTATTCAGGGAAGTAGGGAACTAAAATGTGGTTTGTACataatttcttctctttttttttcttttaactttgTATCTTTGATCGAAAGTTTGTAGTAAGTTTTATTTGTCCATTGAGATTAATCAAGTTGCTAACTAGGCTCAGTGATTTTTCATTGGTAGAACACTCGTTTGGCAAATGATTTTAAATaactgaaaacgtttttagataaaatatttttcaatttcaaaagTACTTGAAGTGATTTCTGCTAAAATTACTAGTTATGTGGTAGACTAAGTCTCATCacgggctaacaataatgtgctTCAAGTTCGGCCTATGACTAAAATCGTACTTACGACCTCTCACTTAGACGTAAATAGAAATATCATTATACCGTAATACTAAGAAACACATTTTTACCAAGGtttagtttcaaaaatattttatttaaaagcgctttcagtatGTTGGGTGGATAGATTTTTCAGTGTCCCCAGAATTCACGACAATACACCACATGTAATTATTCAATTGGAGGGACACTTAAAAAAATTCCACCAATAATTGATATTGTTAGTTTTTCAATTGTTAAAATAGTATGTGTCACTTTGTAATATGATCGGGTGATATATTTCtattcacttataagtaaaagaTCATAGATTTAAATCTCTCGAATGAAAGCTCAATACCAATTTATTCtctcatatataaatataaatatatctttatgtaagattaaaaaaaacaaatcccaAATAAGAAAATTGCACAATGGTCATTAGTTTTGTGCAATTTTAGTCAaaactaatttcttttagtATTAACCATCTAATTGTCATTGAGCACTATGATTTAGTTATATTCTTCTCTTCTTGTAAGTTAAAGATCTACAACTCTCGTAAATAAAAAGTTCGATACCAATTTATAATTAATGACACATTGTGCGACTTAATCAGATTCTCCCACctcttaatataaataatttgtATTAAAAACAATCATAAAAACTTCATATTGTGAATGTCGTATCAATATAATTACTTGAAAAAATCAGGCCAAGGAGAAGACTCAGAGTTGGGCTGGAATCATGGACTTCTCTAGACCCACAAAACAGTAGCCTACAAAAGAATTTCTCCAAAGGAAACACCATTTATTTTCATGATTTGATAGGAAATTTTGATTAAATCTgaacaaaaaaatacaaatgcTAAGAAAAAATGGGAAGGGTTGATTCTTGTGAAACAAACATTCAGTACCATTACAACTAGAACCTGATTCCTACCTCCTCTTCCTTTAGCTTCAGTGATTACTATTACATGTGTATTTTCCCCATACCAATTCCGTTCCGAATCCGAAACCCTTTCACCTCCTTTGATTATCCCCTACTTCCTATACCATATGATCCAGACAAATTATTACACAGACAGACTTACAACTTTCCCAGCTATGTCATCCCTCCCATCATTCTACATTGTAAACGGCATCGAAGATTATACAAGAGATCGTATTCGAACCCCTCTTCCGATCTTTCTCGACgctcaattttttgttttcggtCACAAATCAGTGTTTTGTGTTTAGTTCATTCCACCTAGTCATAACATAGCTCTGGGATGCCAACTTTGCCACTTAAATATGATTTTCTAGGGATATCGCATTTGAGACTCGATACAGCATCGTTCTGTGTCAAACTTAATGAACTGGTCAATGCAAGCAAGGGTTCTAACAAGAAAGTTTGGTTTTCACTCTCACTAGtcctttccttctccttctccattTCTTCCAACAACGCTTTACCGGTCTCAATACCTATTGATCATCAAGCAACATGATGCAAACAAGATGTCAGAAGTGGTGTTTATAATTGGAGGCCTACAATCTCCAGTAGAACCTTTGATTAATTGCTCACCTGCAAGATGTCCGCCGTGGACATAGCCGCTAAATTTTTCACTTGTGTGTTCCCCGGTGAAGAAGATGCGGCCTACTGGGTTCTGG
This region of Malus domestica chromosome 07, GDT2T_hap1 genomic DNA includes:
- the LOC103438426 gene encoding probable glycosyltransferase STELLO2; the protein is MLVQDRPASKTPNPSKTQQPFHFSHPKTLISPNWVSFNIFKIATFSLLTLTIATLFFLYNSNDSPSTFLCFKSHLHVPKPLQYPTITFDSIRPISDKSSVYASFRSDRWIVVSVSDYPSESLRKLVRVKGWQVLAIGNSRTPVDWSLKGVIYLSMDDQAKLEFRVLDYLPYDSYVRKSVGYLFAIQHGAKMIYDADDRGDVADGDLGKHFDLKLSNVDVMQERILQYPNENPNRTVVNPYIHFGQRSIWPRGLPLENVGEVAHEGYYGEVFGGMQYIQQGISNGLPDVDSVFYFTRRSGSEEFDIRFDEHAPKVSLPQGMMVPLNSFNTLFHSNAFWALMLPVSVSTMASDVLRGYWAQRILWEIGGHVVVYPPTIYRYDKIEAYPFTEEKDLHVNVGRLIKFLVTWRSTKIRLFDKILELSYLMAKEGFWTEKEVKFTAAWLQDLLAVGYIQPSQKVMNLDKPRTIIGHANQKEFIPRKLPSVHLGVKESETVNYEIGNLIRWRKFFGNVVMILFVSGPMERTALKWRLLYGRVFKTVVILSDSSEDKFGVEQATLDQVYKYLPKIYNRFTSAEGFLFLEDNTVLNYWNLLQADKTKLWITNKVPQSWITSSVNGKDLEWLSKQANMVKKVVSTMPVHLQVNYKESNPREQSLVMCSSEVFYIPRQFVGDFVDLVGLVGNFEIHNKVAVPMFFMAMDSHNNYDSVLNTMIYKPEASSSNSSSIYSAQVAAVHPWTVSSESDYIKLIRSMATGDPLLMELF